A region of Sphingobium baderi DNA encodes the following proteins:
- a CDS encoding conjugal transfer protein TraW — translation MTMTAGMLMASSLPAETSTIGRTWPIAEPDALSEIEGRAAQIPDMKAAFGPRERWSAMKAATLGIARADRNRTVIPFYTLDQDIRLQDGKLLYAKGYSFNPLSFVSLPQRLIVVHPAELDWALRTARPSDFILLAAGGPRDADAITLGERHGRALFLLEERVKARLGLRVAPVIVSQAGQKLVLTEVDRSKTDRRAAR, via the coding sequence ATGACGATGACGGCCGGAATGCTCATGGCGTCATCGCTCCCTGCGGAGACCAGCACGATAGGCCGCACCTGGCCAATCGCAGAGCCCGATGCGTTGAGCGAGATCGAAGGCCGGGCGGCGCAGATTCCCGACATGAAAGCCGCCTTCGGTCCGCGCGAGCGCTGGTCGGCGATGAAGGCGGCGACGCTTGGGATCGCGCGAGCCGACCGGAATCGCACGGTGATTCCCTTTTATACGCTCGATCAGGATATCCGCTTGCAGGACGGAAAGCTGCTGTACGCCAAAGGCTACAGCTTCAATCCGCTTAGCTTTGTGTCGCTCCCGCAGCGGCTCATTGTCGTGCATCCCGCCGAGCTCGACTGGGCCCTGCGCACCGCTCGGCCCTCGGATTTCATCTTGCTCGCTGCCGGTGGTCCGCGTGACGCCGACGCGATCACCCTTGGCGAACGTCATGGCCGGGCGCTGTTCCTGCTCGAGGAGCGCGTCAAGGCGCGGCTTGGGCTGAGGGTAGCGCCGGTGATCGTGAGCCAGGCGGGGCAGAAACTGGTGCTGACCGAGGTCGACAGGAGCAAGACAGACCGGAGGGCCGCGCGATGA
- a CDS encoding TraC family protein produces MSGRGSLSYQRLRAAVTRDAYSDFLPMVAWVEEEDAFLCIDDGWGQAWELVPSAYMFAHVQQALLGLLNIHFPEGTVLQLITFADPLIDPALDAYLDLKVRPDPLVQASARRTAEYLRSGTKGLDALHAIPVRDFRLFLSIKTRVKLGADLRRQVEEQLAKMGIRRLPPDELVSFYRRIFNGVFAPAPGVFLSESVGGMPAPSIARQIIEAGPDLCFEGSEVYLGNQVARCLTPKAPARRITAERANRLLGGMRGSAEDSDQIGGPFLYCLSVLFDHSQFEIHKRAQILSAQKAAGSFAVEVGKQIEEIGWILDEASNSRFVSVIPTMWVFGRDSAQAREMAARAKRLWESEPLPFMVQEESYLLPVLLAASLPFGLYPEKRTLKLLERDFRMPVKAACLMAPVQTDFRGGGRPALLYVGRKGQLITLDLFDPRINNYNFIVSAESGAGKSFLLNNLCQQYYAQGALIRIIDIGGSYRKLCTLCSGRYIDIGEERLVLNPFDMGLALDGEDKQSAIAMAVAIVAEMANASTRKPVSTSEWNLLKSAVQWTVDSGRGEDGIDAVRDWLGRYPDNAVSDLDRVDHLVPVARELAFNLRDFGSQGAYGHFFNGPSTFDISRDEFVVLELERLKALPDLFNVIVMVVVNAVTQELYLSARDKPRFVLCDEAAQFMSRSDRQDLSRLAEAFGQGYRRARKYQGSFGIVLQSMNDLLLFGGTGQVILENAATRFLLQGSTYDKAVDNKILDYSGFVLDLLKSVRNAKPNYSEVFIDSPLGLGIARLVVDPFSYWINTSAPNEVATFEALVRAGRNPLEAVCELAGVDPVEVLGGRVYQSGRTA; encoded by the coding sequence ATGAGTGGACGCGGCAGCCTCAGCTATCAGCGCCTGCGCGCCGCCGTGACCCGCGATGCCTATTCGGACTTCCTGCCGATGGTCGCCTGGGTCGAGGAGGAAGACGCCTTCCTGTGCATCGACGACGGATGGGGCCAGGCCTGGGAGCTCGTTCCTTCGGCCTATATGTTCGCCCATGTGCAGCAAGCGCTGCTTGGGCTTCTCAACATCCATTTCCCCGAAGGCACGGTTCTCCAGCTCATCACCTTCGCCGATCCGCTGATCGACCCCGCGCTCGACGCCTATCTCGATCTCAAGGTGCGGCCAGATCCGCTGGTCCAGGCTTCTGCCCGGCGGACAGCCGAGTATCTTCGTTCGGGCACCAAAGGCCTCGATGCGCTGCACGCCATCCCGGTACGCGACTTCCGGTTGTTTCTCTCGATCAAGACGCGGGTGAAGCTCGGCGCCGACCTGCGCCGCCAGGTCGAGGAGCAATTGGCGAAGATGGGCATCCGGCGGCTGCCGCCCGATGAACTGGTCAGCTTCTACCGGCGAATCTTCAACGGCGTCTTCGCGCCCGCGCCGGGCGTGTTCCTGAGCGAAAGCGTGGGCGGAATGCCGGCGCCGTCGATCGCGCGGCAGATCATCGAGGCCGGCCCTGATCTTTGTTTCGAGGGATCCGAGGTTTATCTCGGCAACCAGGTCGCGCGCTGCCTGACGCCCAAGGCCCCTGCGCGCCGCATCACCGCCGAGCGGGCGAACCGGTTGCTTGGGGGCATGCGCGGGAGCGCCGAGGACAGCGACCAGATCGGCGGGCCGTTCCTCTACTGCCTCTCGGTCCTGTTCGATCATTCGCAGTTCGAGATCCACAAGCGCGCGCAGATCCTCTCGGCTCAGAAGGCGGCGGGCAGCTTCGCGGTCGAGGTCGGCAAGCAGATCGAGGAGATCGGCTGGATCCTCGACGAGGCGTCGAACAGCCGCTTCGTCTCGGTGATCCCGACCATGTGGGTGTTCGGGCGCGACAGCGCGCAAGCGCGCGAAATGGCGGCGCGGGCCAAGCGGCTGTGGGAGTCCGAACCCCTGCCCTTCATGGTGCAGGAGGAGAGCTATCTGCTGCCGGTATTGCTCGCCGCCAGCCTGCCCTTTGGTCTTTATCCCGAGAAGCGCACCTTGAAGCTGCTCGAACGCGACTTCCGCATGCCGGTCAAGGCCGCTTGCCTGATGGCGCCGGTGCAGACAGATTTTCGCGGAGGCGGCCGCCCGGCCCTGCTCTATGTCGGGCGCAAGGGCCAGCTCATCACCCTCGATCTCTTCGATCCGCGCATCAACAACTACAATTTCATCGTCTCGGCCGAAAGTGGCGCGGGCAAGAGCTTCCTGCTCAATAATCTGTGCCAGCAATATTATGCGCAAGGCGCGCTCATCCGGATCATCGATATTGGCGGGTCCTACCGCAAGCTCTGCACGCTCTGCTCGGGCCGTTACATCGACATCGGCGAGGAGCGCCTGGTCCTCAATCCCTTCGACATGGGGCTCGCGCTAGACGGCGAGGACAAGCAGTCGGCGATCGCCATGGCCGTCGCCATCGTCGCCGAGATGGCCAATGCCTCGACGCGTAAGCCGGTCAGCACGTCGGAATGGAATCTGCTGAAATCCGCCGTGCAGTGGACCGTCGATAGCGGACGCGGCGAGGACGGCATCGATGCGGTCCGCGACTGGCTCGGCCGCTATCCTGACAATGCGGTCTCCGATCTCGACCGGGTCGATCATCTCGTGCCGGTGGCGCGCGAACTGGCGTTCAACCTGCGCGATTTCGGGTCGCAAGGCGCGTACGGGCATTTCTTCAACGGCCCCTCGACCTTCGACATATCCCGCGACGAATTCGTGGTGCTCGAACTCGAACGGCTGAAAGCGCTCCCCGACCTCTTCAATGTGATCGTGATGGTGGTTGTCAACGCCGTCACCCAGGAACTCTATCTCTCGGCGCGCGACAAGCCCCGCTTCGTACTGTGCGACGAAGCCGCGCAGTTCATGTCGCGCAGCGACCGGCAGGACCTTTCGCGTCTCGCCGAGGCATTCGGCCAGGGCTATCGCCGCGCGCGCAAATATCAGGGCAGCTTCGGCATCGTCCTGCAGAGCATGAACGACCTGCTGCTCTTCGGCGGTACGGGACAGGTGATCCTCGAAAACGCCGCGACCCGGTTCCTGCTGCAGGGATCGACCTACGACAAGGCGGTCGACAACAAGATTCTCGATTATTCGGGCTTCGTGCTCGATCTGCTGAAATCGGTCCGGAACGCCAAGCCCAATTATTCCGAGGTGTTCATCGACAGCCCGCTTGGTCTTGGCATTGCCCGGCTGGTGGTCGACCCCTTCAGCTACTGGATCAATACCTCCGCGCCCAACGAGGTCGCCACCTTCGAGGCGCTGGTGCGCGCGGGCCGCAATCCATTGGAAGCGGTTTGCGAACTGGCCGGTGTCGATCCGGTCGAGGTGCTGGGCGGCCGTGTCTACCAGTCCGGGAGGACGGCATGA
- a CDS encoding TraV family lipoprotein, protein MPHQILAHFGTCRTSLRALPLFALPLLGLAGCATVGSVMSPYSEKFSCKNSDHGQCIHPDQAYADAVAGRTSKSDPAVTNDRKMLAERKTGKAPTPGSKIDMSTATGVVAPQSGQGNVGALIEGPGSPMLRPSRTIRTLILPYADKQRPDRLYMARYVYSIIDRPAWVVGDYLVEPGGRTPAPPVLRTVREPAAGSVEVPAPEMPLTLAPENRP, encoded by the coding sequence ATGCCACACCAGATTCTCGCTCATTTCGGGACTTGCCGTACTTCGCTACGCGCACTGCCATTGTTCGCCTTGCCACTCCTCGGGCTCGCAGGCTGCGCCACCGTGGGTTCGGTGATGTCGCCTTACAGCGAGAAATTCTCCTGCAAGAACAGCGACCATGGCCAGTGCATCCATCCCGACCAGGCCTATGCCGACGCCGTTGCCGGCCGTACGTCCAAATCCGATCCTGCCGTCACCAATGACCGCAAGATGCTCGCAGAGCGTAAGACGGGCAAGGCGCCCACGCCGGGCAGCAAGATCGACATGTCGACCGCGACAGGTGTTGTTGCCCCACAGAGCGGACAAGGCAATGTCGGCGCGCTGATCGAGGGCCCCGGTTCGCCCATGCTGCGTCCCTCGCGCACGATCCGCACATTGATCCTGCCCTATGCCGACAAGCAGCGCCCCGACCGGCTCTACATGGCGCGCTATGTCTATTCGATCATCGACCGGCCAGCCTGGGTGGTCGGTGACTATCTGGTGGAACCGGGCGGCCGGACGCCAGCCCCGCCGGTACTGCGGACGGTGCGCGAACCAGCAGCGGGAAGCGTCGAGGTTCCGGCCCCAGAAATGCCGCTCACCCTCGCCCCGGAGAACCGGCCATGA
- a CDS encoding TraB/VirB10 family protein, translated as MSGTQDNGPVEAPEPLSPYQAHLAGQNAWEENETHPRRPPALFDWQGLWTRLSAKQKLRARQLAVGVAVGALGIGLYMASGSKDEVRPANPASSLNMGAGLRGDSLEVKLRGDLKKVLDGQQLLGDRVSAIEEGKVMPGSKSSAPRPGVDGDLPPALPGDAPALPYPPDIGDIGADADKLPAPPSAPSAPPAPPAPPVEKTVGAIGSATSQVVGTSGPQGAADGPASSKKKNRTIYLPPGFMKARLLTGIDALASRDATSNPEPIIARVQAPAVLPNEVKANLAGCFVVGNATGSLAKERVEVQLVSLSCVDFDEHSVVDQPVKGFFVDTDGKKGLSGKVVTRAGATLARAFIAGTISGISQSVESTFGDTSTSALGTVRTLDAGDAAKTGIAGGLSKSSDKLTDFYLDLARQAGPIVEVGAAKDVVVVIQEGATLEIKPGAGVKF; from the coding sequence ATGAGCGGCACGCAGGACAACGGGCCTGTGGAAGCCCCTGAGCCACTGTCGCCTTATCAGGCGCATCTTGCCGGGCAAAACGCTTGGGAGGAGAACGAGACCCACCCGCGACGCCCCCCGGCCCTGTTCGATTGGCAGGGACTGTGGACCAGATTGTCGGCGAAGCAGAAGCTGCGCGCGCGCCAGCTCGCGGTCGGCGTTGCGGTCGGCGCGCTGGGCATCGGCCTTTACATGGCCTCCGGCAGCAAGGACGAGGTAAGACCCGCCAATCCTGCGTCCTCGCTCAACATGGGCGCGGGGCTGCGCGGTGACAGTCTCGAGGTGAAGCTGCGCGGAGACCTGAAGAAGGTCCTCGATGGCCAGCAACTGCTCGGCGATCGCGTCAGTGCGATCGAGGAAGGCAAAGTAATGCCAGGGAGCAAGTCCTCGGCACCACGACCGGGCGTCGATGGCGATCTGCCGCCGGCATTGCCCGGTGACGCGCCCGCGCTGCCCTATCCGCCCGACATCGGTGACATCGGCGCGGATGCGGACAAGCTGCCGGCGCCGCCCTCGGCGCCAAGCGCCCCGCCCGCACCGCCCGCACCGCCGGTCGAGAAGACGGTCGGTGCGATCGGATCGGCGACAAGCCAGGTCGTGGGCACAAGCGGGCCTCAGGGCGCAGCCGATGGTCCAGCCTCGTCCAAAAAAAAGAATCGGACGATTTATTTACCGCCTGGTTTCATGAAGGCGCGTCTCCTGACGGGGATCGACGCGCTGGCAAGCCGGGACGCAACCAGTAACCCCGAGCCGATCATCGCCCGGGTGCAGGCGCCTGCGGTTCTGCCCAATGAGGTGAAGGCGAACCTGGCCGGTTGCTTTGTCGTGGGGAACGCTACCGGCAGTCTCGCCAAGGAACGGGTCGAGGTCCAGCTCGTGTCGCTGTCCTGCGTCGATTTCGACGAGCACTCCGTGGTCGATCAGCCGGTCAAGGGCTTCTTCGTCGATACCGACGGCAAGAAGGGATTGTCGGGCAAGGTGGTGACGCGGGCCGGCGCCACACTGGCGCGCGCCTTCATCGCCGGGACCATCAGCGGCATCTCGCAGTCGGTCGAAAGCACCTTCGGCGACACCTCGACCTCGGCACTGGGAACCGTGCGAACGCTCGATGCCGGCGACGCGGCGAAGACCGGCATTGCCGGCGGCCTCTCCAAATCCTCGGACAAGCTCACCGACTTCTATCTCGATCTCGCCCGGCAGGCCGGTCCCATCGTCGAGGTCGGCGCGGCCAAGGACGTGGTCGTGGTGATCCAGGAAGGCGCGACCCTCGAGATCAAACCCGGCGCGGGAGTGAAGTTCTGA
- a CDS encoding type-F conjugative transfer system secretin TraK — MPKHAERRAPLRHALMFSLLIAAVPASGQTIHALPDQTSHIRLSNRDINHLVCEGGEIEDIKFSAEKGLAVEKGGADAWIKFLAHEIDDAGQVTRSYVTQPSEFFVSCNGATYPLYAEPVEIPAQTVVLMPGARQRAQANNELMAALADEDRAVSITMALLDDRIPASFSEVAPAGGTIALPAMPGVSITESRRVAIEGAALSASEYRIRAGAAVTLDERTLIDPALGSRIFAVTLDRVRLSAGESARLVVVRRGTGQ, encoded by the coding sequence ATGCCGAAACACGCTGAGCGCCGCGCGCCGTTGCGCCATGCCCTGATGTTTTCGCTGCTGATAGCGGCAGTGCCAGCATCAGGGCAGACAATCCATGCGCTGCCCGACCAGACCAGCCATATTCGCCTGTCCAATCGCGACATCAACCATTTGGTGTGCGAGGGCGGCGAGATCGAGGACATCAAGTTCTCTGCTGAAAAGGGCCTCGCTGTCGAAAAGGGCGGCGCGGACGCCTGGATCAAGTTCCTTGCCCACGAGATCGACGATGCGGGGCAGGTCACCCGCAGCTATGTCACCCAGCCTTCCGAATTCTTCGTGAGCTGCAACGGCGCGACTTATCCGCTCTATGCGGAACCGGTGGAGATCCCCGCACAGACGGTGGTGCTGATGCCGGGCGCCAGGCAAAGGGCCCAGGCCAATAATGAACTGATGGCCGCGCTCGCCGATGAAGACCGCGCGGTCTCGATCACCATGGCGCTGCTGGACGATCGCATTCCCGCCTCGTTCAGCGAGGTTGCGCCCGCCGGCGGAACGATCGCCTTGCCAGCGATGCCCGGTGTTTCGATCACCGAAAGCCGCCGCGTTGCGATAGAAGGCGCTGCGCTCTCGGCTTCGGAATACCGCATCCGGGCCGGAGCAGCGGTGACGCTCGACGAACGGACATTGATCGATCCGGCTCTCGGGTCCCGCATTTTCGCCGTGACCCTGGACCGGGTGCGCCTCAGCGCCGGGGAAAGCGCCCGGCTGGTTGTCGTGCGGCGGGGAACCGGGCAATGA
- a CDS encoding TraE/TraK family type IV conjugative transfer system protein, giving the protein MGLFTRKRKGEDLLLGKPASFGIHRYLQGSANLFEENRLLKVAITGMFGVTAVLGAVIYTTNQNARTIIVPFGSTGDLHVSGNKPSEAYIVAMTRNIVALSGTWSAYSADRQFQELLGLVHPSAYGAMRDSLSAILDELANNPTLSIATYIRNDQPVRWTAHEIVVPVEKVRVIGGVIRKFRGILRIGYAIDNGRFWLTRLSEEQFDAETR; this is encoded by the coding sequence ATGGGTCTCTTCACGCGCAAGCGAAAAGGTGAGGATCTGCTGCTGGGCAAACCGGCAAGCTTCGGCATCCATCGCTACCTCCAGGGCTCTGCGAACCTGTTCGAGGAAAACCGGCTGCTGAAGGTCGCCATCACGGGCATGTTCGGTGTGACCGCGGTTCTGGGGGCAGTGATCTACACGACCAACCAGAATGCGCGGACCATCATCGTGCCCTTCGGCTCCACCGGCGATCTCCACGTCTCGGGGAACAAACCGTCCGAGGCCTATATCGTCGCGATGACGCGGAACATCGTCGCGCTCTCGGGAACCTGGTCGGCCTATTCGGCTGATCGTCAGTTCCAGGAACTGCTCGGGCTCGTCCACCCTTCCGCCTATGGCGCAATGCGCGACAGCCTCAGCGCCATTCTTGACGAGCTGGCGAACAACCCGACGCTGTCGATCGCCACCTATATCCGAAACGATCAGCCGGTCCGCTGGACGGCCCATGAGATTGTCGTGCCGGTCGAGAAGGTGCGCGTGATCGGCGGCGTCATCCGCAAGTTCCGGGGCATTTTGCGCATCGGTTACGCGATCGACAATGGCCGCTTCTGGCTGACCCGTCTTTCCGAGGAGCAGTTCGATGCCGAAACACGCTGA
- a CDS encoding type IV conjugative transfer system protein TraL, producing the protein MDERLPQYLHRPVQILWFGSDEFLAMTSSVFVAAIVGGFVGWALIAALLLFIPWKRTKPRGYLVHLAWRWGLVSFPHYPGPTQTRFFE; encoded by the coding sequence GTGGACGAACGCCTTCCGCAATATCTGCATCGGCCGGTCCAGATCCTGTGGTTCGGATCGGACGAGTTCTTGGCTATGACCTCGAGCGTGTTCGTGGCCGCGATCGTGGGCGGATTTGTCGGCTGGGCGCTCATCGCCGCCCTTCTCCTTTTCATCCCGTGGAAGCGGACCAAGCCCAGGGGCTATCTCGTGCATCTCGCATGGCGCTGGGGTCTGGTTTCCTTCCCCCATTATCCGGGTCCCACACAGACCCGCTTCTTCGAGTAG
- a CDS encoding DsbC family protein, translating to MQAEKMGPGSVVEAQDDLGAAAAEAQVKLHQTFTNLRFEDFGPAPVEGPIYQAIAGGKIIYFAPQSEHLLFATVYDRNGINLTALAQEQGAARRLKAIDPAKALAIGPSDAPTVIEFTDPDCPYCQALDRFWKAKAAEGKPVRRLIFFVSGIHPTAAAKAEHILCSPDREAAFQAAYSGQTPPVLRQCAAGRDKVARDAELVAKVGVSGTPTLIADGKLISGFQQAELEAFLDRHAKPALTNAASERRR from the coding sequence ATGCAAGCGGAGAAGATGGGGCCTGGCTCGGTCGTAGAGGCCCAGGACGATCTTGGCGCCGCGGCCGCCGAGGCGCAGGTCAAGCTGCACCAGACCTTTACCAACCTGCGCTTTGAGGATTTTGGCCCCGCGCCGGTTGAAGGCCCAATTTACCAGGCCATAGCCGGTGGCAAAATCATCTATTTTGCCCCGCAGAGCGAACATCTGCTGTTCGCCACGGTCTATGATCGGAACGGCATCAATCTGACCGCATTGGCCCAGGAGCAGGGCGCGGCCCGGCGCCTCAAGGCCATCGATCCCGCCAAGGCGCTGGCGATCGGCCCGTCGGACGCGCCGACAGTGATCGAGTTCACCGATCCCGACTGCCCTTATTGCCAGGCGCTCGATCGTTTCTGGAAGGCAAAGGCGGCCGAAGGCAAGCCGGTAAGGCGCCTCATCTTCTTCGTGAGCGGGATCCACCCGACGGCGGCGGCCAAGGCAGAGCATATCCTGTGCTCGCCCGATCGCGAAGCCGCGTTCCAGGCCGCCTATTCGGGCCAGACCCCGCCAGTGCTGCGCCAATGTGCGGCAGGGCGGGACAAGGTCGCGCGAGACGCGGAACTGGTCGCGAAGGTCGGGGTGTCGGGCACGCCGACGCTGATCGCGGACGGCAAGCTCATTTCAGGTTTCCAGCAGGCCGAGCTCGAAGCGTTCCTCGACCGGCATGCGAAGCCGGCGCTCACGAACGCGGCGTCCGAAAGGCGGCGCTGA
- a CDS encoding GntR family transcriptional regulator encodes MTFGNSSRNCLRSSFVISPPLWHALLLKAGRPGARIDSGGASVSPEPVVAERAYLLLKADIMAGRWAPGILLIERGLAAEYGVSVSPLRDAAQRLVGEHMLEIAAGGGYRIPVQTQDMLRSLYRWHSHLVRLIMKAMRPDALPRPPISSLIGTTSLPQATTNLFLTLADACEDPEHTRALKSATERLHQARLGEAQIMRNLTQELQMVEVATISGRDHDRFEVLWAYHRRRIRRVDRIFEAISHLPNQYTSIG; translated from the coding sequence ATGACCTTTGGCAACTCGAGCAGGAACTGCTTGAGGTCATCGTTCGTCATCAGTCCGCCGCTGTGGCACGCCTTGCTGCTCAAGGCGGGGCGCCCAGGCGCACGGATCGATAGCGGCGGAGCATCAGTGTCTCCAGAGCCAGTCGTTGCCGAAAGGGCCTATCTCCTCCTCAAGGCCGATATCATGGCGGGGAGATGGGCGCCTGGCATACTTCTGATCGAACGCGGTCTTGCCGCCGAATATGGCGTTTCCGTGTCGCCTCTCAGGGATGCGGCGCAACGTCTGGTCGGAGAGCACATGCTGGAAATCGCGGCTGGCGGTGGCTATCGTATTCCTGTCCAGACGCAAGATATGCTCCGTAGCCTCTACCGGTGGCACAGTCACCTTGTTCGCCTGATCATGAAGGCAATGCGCCCAGATGCATTGCCTCGGCCGCCAATCTCCTCGCTCATCGGCACCACCTCTTTGCCCCAGGCGACAACCAACCTGTTCCTGACATTGGCAGATGCATGCGAAGATCCTGAACATACCCGGGCGCTCAAATCCGCGACCGAGCGTCTGCATCAGGCCCGCCTCGGCGAAGCCCAGATCATGCGCAATCTCACGCAGGAACTGCAAATGGTCGAGGTCGCGACCATTTCCGGTCGAGATCACGACCGTTTTGAGGTGCTCTGGGCCTACCACCGGCGAAGAATTCGTCGCGTGGACAGGATTTTCGAAGCAATCAGTCATCTGCCGAATCAATATACATCAATCGGTTAG
- a CDS encoding benenodin family lasso peptide, translating to MERNDHSEADLIDLGPAVEQTKGNDGVNIDQAQQKLQSGLSED from the coding sequence ATGGAACGCAATGACCATTCGGAAGCCGACCTGATCGATCTCGGCCCGGCTGTCGAACAGACGAAGGGCAATGATGGGGTCAATATCGACCAGGCTCAACAGAAGCTGCAGTCCGGTCTTTCCGAAGACTGA
- a CDS encoding lasso peptide biosynthesis B2 protein, whose product MPYRLRPGISYTWVGPVPLFLDIDQNRYFKLSSRATAALTRLEKCRSANPNDVELLIDSGILQETQNESIIGPVPNLPSIKNSYFDGPRQSSVKYVVIAAIDQLWAMAVIRFAGLPTALAQLRKQIEKQSHHEDFLEIAQLVGSYRFIDLFLSAENRCLVRSFALARSLTRYSVSFKLAIGVRTGPFGAHCWVQIGHKSLTDHRDKAREYMPVLLL is encoded by the coding sequence ATGCCATATCGCCTTCGGCCGGGAATCTCCTATACTTGGGTAGGACCAGTTCCGCTGTTCCTGGACATCGATCAGAATAGATATTTCAAACTGTCATCGCGCGCGACCGCCGCATTGACACGACTGGAGAAATGTCGGTCTGCAAATCCCAATGACGTGGAACTGCTGATCGATTCCGGGATTCTCCAGGAAACACAGAATGAGTCTATCATTGGGCCAGTGCCGAATCTGCCATCAATTAAAAACTCCTATTTTGACGGACCACGTCAATCATCCGTCAAATATGTCGTTATCGCAGCGATAGACCAGCTATGGGCCATGGCTGTAATACGCTTCGCAGGTTTGCCCACCGCGCTGGCACAGTTACGAAAACAAATCGAGAAGCAGTCTCATCATGAAGACTTTCTTGAGATCGCTCAACTCGTTGGATCCTACCGGTTCATCGACCTATTTCTCTCAGCAGAAAATCGCTGCCTCGTACGATCCTTCGCTCTCGCCCGGTCCCTGACAAGGTATAGCGTAAGCTTCAAACTCGCGATCGGCGTCCGCACAGGGCCGTTTGGCGCGCATTGCTGGGTCCAGATAGGCCATAAGAGTCTCACCGACCACCGAGACAAGGCGCGCGAGTATATGCCCGTGCTGCTTCTGTGA